A stretch of the Equus quagga isolate Etosha38 chromosome 9, UCLA_HA_Equagga_1.0, whole genome shotgun sequence genome encodes the following:
- the MIER3 gene encoding mesoderm induction early response protein 3, whose translation MAEASFGSSSPVGSLSSEDHDFDPTAEMLVHDYDDERTLEEEEMMDEGKNFSSEIEDLEKEGNMPLEDLLAFYGYEPAIPAVANSSANSSPSELADELPDMTLDKEEIAKDLLSGDDEETQSSADDLTPSVTSHETSDFFPRPLRSNTTCDGDKESEVEDVETDSGNSPEDLRKEIMIGLQYQAEIPPYLGEYDGNEKVYENEDQLLWRPGVVLESKVKEYLVETSLRTGNEKIMDRISAGTHTRDNEQALYELLKCNHNIKEAIERYCCNGKASQEGMTAWTEEECRNFEHALMLFGKDFHLIQKNKVRSRTVAECVAFYYMWKKSERYDYFAQQTRFGKKRYNHHPGVTDYMDRLVDETEALGGAVNSSALTSHRPEPLPDQQLNILNSFTASDLTALTNSVATVCSPTDVNCLDDNFPPLGSTPRGQVNHVPVVTEELLTLPSNGESDCFNLFETGFYHSELNPMNMCSEESERPAKRLKMGIAVPESFMNEVSVNNLGVDFENHTHHITSAKMAVSVADFGSLSASETNGFISAHTLHQHAALHSE comes from the exons ATGGCGGAG gCTTCTTTTGGAAGTTCGAGCCCag TTGGGTCTTTGTCTTCTGAGGATCATGATTTTGACCCCACTGCTGAGATGTTGGTCCATGACTATGATGATGAAAGGactcttgaagaagaagaaatgatggatGAGGGTAAAAACTTCAGCTCTGAAATTGAAGACTTAGAAAAG GAGGGAAACATGCCTCTAGAAGATTTACTGGCGTTCTATGGCTATGAACCTGCAATTCCTGCGGTTGCAAATTCTAGTGCAAACAGTTCCCCAAGTGAACTTGCAGATGAACTCCCAGATATGACACTAGACAAA GAGGAAATAGCAAAAGACCTCCTGTCAGGTGATGATGAGGAAACGCAGTCTTCTGCAGATGATCTGACACCGTCTGTGACTTCCCATGAAACTTCTGATTTCTTCCCTAGGCCTTTACGAT CAAATACTACATGTGATGGGGATAAGGAATCAGAAGTTGAAGATGTTGAAACAGACAGTGGTAACTCGCCTGAAGATTTGAGGAAG GAAATAATGATCGGTTTACAGTATCAGGCAGAGATTCCCCCTTATCTTGGAGAGTATGATGGTAATGAGAAAG TGTATGAAAATGAAGACCAGTTACTTTGGCGTCCTGGTGTGGTTTTGGAGAGCAAAGTTAAGGAGTACCTTGTTGAGACCTCATTaagaactggaaatgaaaaaataatggatAGGATTTCTGCTGGAACACACACAAGGGACAATGAACAG GCATTATATGAACTTCTCAAGTGTAATCATAATATAAAGGAAGCCATTGAAAGGTACTGCTGCAATGGAAAGGCATCTCAAG aaGGAATGACTGCATGGACGGAGGAAGAATGCCGGAACTTCGAACATGCACTCATGCTTTTTGGAAAAGATTTTCATCTTATACAGAAGAATAAG GTGAGAAGTAGAACAGTTGCTGAATGTGTGGCCTTCTACTACATGTGGAAGAAATCTGAACGTTATGATTACTTTGCTCAACAGACAAGATTTGGAAAGAAACGATATAACCATCACCCTGGAGTTAC GGACTATATGGATCGTTTGGTAGATGAAACGGAAGCTCTGGGTGGGGCGGTAAATTCTTCAGCCTTAACTTCTCACCGACCTGAGCCTCTTCCTGATCAACAGCTGAACATTCTCAACTCTTTCACTGCCAGTGACTTGACAG ctTTGACCAACAGTGTAGCGACGGTCTGCAGCCCCACGGATGTGAATTGTTTGGATGATAACTTTCCTCCACTGGGCAGCACACCCCGTGGACAAGTAAATCACGTGCCTGTTGTAACAGAGGAGTTACTCACCCTGCCCAGCAACGGGGAAAgtgattgttttaatttatttgagacTGGATTTTATCACTCGGAGCTAAACCCCATGAACATGTGCAGTGAAGAATCAGAAAGACCagcaaaaagattgaaaatggGCATTGCTGTTCCTGAATCCTTTATGAATGAGGTTTCTGTAAATAATTTGGGTGTGGACTTTGAAAATCACACACATCATATCACCAGTGCCAAAATGGCCGTCTCTGTGGCTGACTTCGGCAGTCTGTCTGCCAGTGAGACCAATGGTTTCATCAGTGCCCACACTCTGCATCAGCATGCTGCCCTTCACTCTGAGTGA